The Halostagnicola larsenii XH-48 region CGAGATCGATGGCAACCGTCGGCGAAACCCACTCGAAGGCGTCGTGTTCCTCGCTCAGTTCGACCGCGCGCGACTCGCACTCGAACAGGTACGGGTGGACGACCCACTCGCGCTCGAGTTGCTCGTCGGTCACCCGCAGTTCCCGGCCCGAACGGACCAGCGAGACGCGATCCTCGAGTCCCGTCTCCTCCGCGATTTCGACGCGAACCTGCCGGTCGGGGTCCCCCTCCGCGAACCCGGAGACGCCACCCCACTGGCCCGCGTAGGTACCAACCGCGTCGCTGCGACACAACAACAACACCTCGCCTCGATTCCGGAGGAACGCGGTGACGACGTGACTCGCGTCGCGTTCCTCGTGTTCCGGGCTCGAGTCCGTCATGGGTGGTCAGACGGCCGCCTCGAGGGAAGGCGTTTCGGCACGACCGCGAAACAAGCGACGGGCGTCGCGGACGCGGGAGTTCGCAGTTACTTCGCCCCGCGAACGACGTGGCCGTACTTGAGAACGGCGACGAATATCGCGCCGCCACACGCGTTGCCGATCGTCGCAAGGGAGAGAAACGCGAGGTAATCCAGCGGTGTGATCGACGCGGAGATGAACACGCCGAACAGCACCTCGACGTTGCCCGCGATGGAGTGTGGGAGGTGAAGAAGTCCGATCGTCGCGGTGACGATCCAGATGATGGCTACTCGGCTCAACGTTCCCTGTGCAGCAGTAATCAACCACGCCAGCAGTCCCATCAGCCAGCCCGCGAAGATTCCGGCCACGAACAGCCAGTGTAACTCGTGGGAGACGAGTTTGTGCGCGATCAGTTCGAACGACTCCGGCGAGACGACGCCGAGACCCGGCATCAGGACGACGGCAAGCAGCGTGAACAGGAGCCCTCCGACAATGTTACCGATGTACACAAGCCCCCAGAGACGCGCTAACTGCCCGATCGACGCCTGTCTATCGAGAACCGGAATAACGGCCAGCGTCGTGTGTTCGGTAAACAGTTCCGAGCGACCCAGGATGACGAAGAGAAAACCGACAGAGTAGACGCTCGCCAGCAGCAATTCGGTCGTGAGATCGCCGTAAGAGCCCTGCGAAAGCGTGAGGACGACCGCCATCAACAAGGGACCGAATCCGATATCGAGCCCCGCAGAGAACCCCGAAAGCAACAGACCGGATTTCTCGCGTCTGATTTCGTGGAGTCCGCTCTCGATTAAGGAATCGAGAACCTCCCGAGTCGGCATCTGTTCCATGACGGCGAACGTATCCGGCTCTGAGTCATCCACGCGTGGTCACTACTTCCGAGTTATCGGCCAACCTGTATCCACCTTTTCATTGACATGGATTCGAGGGAGTACACCACCACAGGTCCGAGCCAGTCCACTAGATGGTAGCAAACACCGGTACGACGGATTCTCCGATGACGGTGCGTTTTTGGCGCGGCTAACCCTGTTTCCGGTATGGAACTACACGCAGTGGCGGATCTGCCCGAAATCCGCCCCGGCGACGACATCGCCGAACTCGTCGCGGATCGGGCCACGCTCGAGGCCGGCGACGTGCTCACCGTCGCGAGTACGATCGTCTCGAAAGCGGAGGACCGGGCCGTCGACCTCGAGGAGTTTCCCGTCAGCGGCCGTGCGGCCGAAATCGCCGACCGGCTCGAAGGGATTACCGGCGACGAAAAGGACCCGCGGTTCGCCCAGGCGGTGCTCTCCGAAAGCACCGAACTGCTGATCGACGCGCCGTTTCTGCTGACCGAAACCCGGTTCGGTCACATCTGCGTGAACGCGGGTATCGACCGCTCGAACGTGCCGGACAACGACATTCTGCTTCTGCCCAAGCGACCGACAAAGAGCGCCGAGCGGATTCGCGCCGGCCTCGAGGAACGCGGCATCGAAGACGTCGCGGTCGTCGTGACGGACACCTGCGGGCGGCCGTTCCGACACGGCCAGCGCGGCGTCGCGCTCGGGTGGGCGGGGATGCCCGCCAGCCGGGACTGGCGCGGCGAGGAGGACCGCGACGGCCACGAACTCGGCGTCACCGTCCAGTCGGTGATAGACGAGCTCGCCGCGGCGGCGAACCTCGTAACCGGCGAAGGCGACGGCGGCACCCCCGCCGTGGTCGTCCGCGACTGGGACTTCGGCGACCACGGCGGGAGCGACGAACTGTTCCGATCGGTCGAGGACGACCTGATCCGGCAGGCACTCCGCGAGTGGAGGTTCGAGGGATGACGGATGCACCTATCCGGGGGATCGAACTCACCCCCGAACACCCGCCGAATCGGATCGCCTCGCTGGCGGCCCAAGCCGAAGCCGAGGGATTCGATACCGCGTTCGTCAGCAGCCATTACTTCAACCGCGACCCGTTCGTCACCTGCTCGAAAATTGCGGAATCGACCGACGAAATCCGGATCGGGCCGGGCGTCGTCAACCCCTACGAGACCCACCCCGTCAGGCTCGCGGCGCAGGTGGCGACCGTCGACGAGGTCAGCGACGGCCGCGCCGTCTTCGGCGTCGGGGCGGGCGACCGCTCCTCGCTTTCGAACCTGGGAATCGATCGCGACCGCCCGCTGCGGCGCGTCCTCGAGACGTTCGACGTGGCTCGAGACCTCTGGGCCGGCGAGACGGTCACCCACGAGGGAACGTTCACCGCGAACGACGCGTCGCTCAATCTCGAGCCACCGTCCGAACGGATACCCGTCTACGTCGGCGCGCAGGGACCGCACATGCTTCGGATGAGCGCGAAACACGCCGACGGCGTCCTGATCAACGCTTCCCACCCCGCGGACCTCGAGTGGGCGGGCGAGCAGATCGAACAGGGACTCGCAGACCGCCCCGACGAGCGCGGGTCGTTCGAATCGCTCGCGTTCGCCAGCACGAGCGTCGCCGGCGACGAGGAGACGGCCAGAGAAGCCGCCCGTCCGCCCGTCGCGTTCATCGTCGGCGGCGCGGCCGATCCCGTGCTCGAGCGCCACGACATCGACCCCGACGCTGCGGCCGCGGTCAGCGAAGCGTTAGAACGCGGGGACCTGCCCGACGCCTTCGACCGAGTTACCGCCGAGATGATCGACGTGTTCTGTATCGCGGGGACGACCGAGACGGTCGCCGCGCGCTTCGAGGCGGCCCTCGAGCACGTCGACGGCATCGTCGTCGGGTCGCCGCTCGGCCCGGACCTCGAGGACGCGATCGAGCGCGCGAGCGAGGCGCTTCGGTCGGCGTGTGGGGACTAAGACAAACTGGTCAGTCACGAAGCGGTTACGAGTCGAAATCGAGCGGTCCGCGGCGAGTCGCGTTCTAGTTCGCAGTGAAGAGATTTCCAACGGCACCGAGCGTCAGCGCGCCGAAGATGCCGAGGCTGGCGATGACGATGAGCCCGCCCATCGCGACCAGCAACGGTGCGGCCCCGTCGCCCATCGCGACGTCGGTAAAGAGGTCGTTCATCTCGACGATGTTGTCCACGATGACGTTCAGCGGCACGGCGGTTTCCATACGTGCGGGTTGTCACCGATGGTACTTGTCCGTGCCGGTCCGAAGCGAGGGACTCGAGTGAGGAGATTCGCTATGGGTGTGTCGGTCGCGTCGGAGACACCGTTCTCGGTACCGTCGCGTCGGGTGATCCATGCTCGAAACCGATCACGCGGGACCCGACGCCGGAGCCGTTAAGCCACGCCCGGTCGTATCGCCAGCCGTGACAGAGGACGCGACGCTTTCGGCGTTCGCCGCGGATGACGACGCTGCGGACGCAAACGCGGACGAGGGAGCCTCGGAGACGGACGCGTCTGCGGATGCAACCGGAACGGACCCCGTAGAACCGGGCGGGACGAACACCGACATCGAGCCGGCGACCTCGACGTACGTCTGGGGAACCTACACCTGTGACGCGTGTTCGGAAACGGTCGATCGAGCCTGGCTCGAGGACGGAGCATTCGTCTGTCCGGCCTGTAAGGACTGGTGAGCGATCACGACTAACAATCGGGTCGGCAAAAGCCGGCAAACGCCGCATAATCGTCCCGAACATTTATGCTGCAGTCGTTGCTCTAGATGCCTGCAATGGCGAAAGGCACGGTCGAATTCTTCAACGACACAGGCGGTTACGGCTTTATCGAAACCGAAGACGCGGACGAAGACGTATTCTTCCACATGGAAGACGTCGGCGGCCCTGACCTAGAGGAGGGACAGGAAGTCGAGTTCGATATCGAACAAGCAGACAAGGGCCCGCGCGCGACCAACGTCGAGCGACTGTAAGCGCCCGAAGAAGGGGTATCGTTTTTCGAGTACTCACGAATTGCCCAGCGGCGAGACTGCCAGCAGGCGATAGCGCAGCGAGATCGGCTCTAATTTTGTCGAGTAGTGGACACCTTCTCGAGGATCAACTATATCCGAACCGGGGTGGATTTAAAGGCTAACGCAACACAGTTGCAGGCGACGAACCATACCGTTCCGTCGACAACCTGCTCGTCACAAAACATATAGTGGAGAACGACAGAGAGCCAACAACTATCTGATCGAGGCTCCCCGCCTACTCCCGCACATTCATGACCAAAACCAACCCGACCGCTCGAACCGAACGCGACCAGCAGTCCCCGAGTCCCCTCCCGGTCGATACCGTCGCCACCCTCTGTACGGAGATTCACGAGAACGTAAGCCGCGTAATCGTCGGTCACGACGAGGTAATTTCCCACGTTATCACGGCGATTCTCGGCCGCGGTCACGTCCTCCTCGAGGACGTTCCCGGCGTCGGGAAGACGATGCTCGCCCGTTCGATTTCGACCTCCATCGACTGTGAGTTCAGTCGCGTCCAGTTCACCCCCGACTTGCTCCCCGCCGACGTGACGGGTGTGAACGTCTTCAATCAGAAACGGCGCGAGTTCGAATTTCGCCCCGGCCCCGTCTTCGCCAACATCGTCCTCGGCGACGAGATCAATCGTGCACCGCCCAAAACGCAGTCGGCGCTGCTCGAGGCCATGGAGGAACGACAGGTCACCGTCGACGGAACGACGCGCCGGCTTCCGAACCCGTTTACCGTCATCGCGACTCAGAACGCCATCGAGCCCGATCGAACCTACGAACTGCCATTCGCGGAGGTCGACCGGTTCATGAAAAAACTCCACCTGGGCTACCCCGACCCCGAGGAGGAATCGGAGCTGCTCGGTCGAACCGTCGGCAACCACCCGATCGAATCGCTCGAGTCCGTCACGGACCTCGAAACGATCGTTCGGGCCCGCGAGACGGCGGCAAACGCGACCCTCGAGAAACCCACACGAGAGTACGCGACGCGGCTGGCAGGCTACACGCGCGAGCACGCCCGCATCGGCGTCAGCCCCCGTGGCACGATCTCGCTGACTCGAGCGGCACAGGCTCACGCGGTCAGTCAAGGACGAGGATACGTCGTTCCGGACGACATCAAACACGTCGCACCGGTCGTCCTGAGCCATCGGATCAAAACCAGGGACCGAGACCGAGACGGCACGACCGTCGTCGAAAACGCACTCGAGACCGTCCCCGTCGAATGAGACCGACGCGTCGCGGTGTCGGTGTCGTCGCAGTGCTCGCCTTCTCGTTCGTCATGGCGTGGCAGTACGGGACTCGATCGCTGACCGCGATCATCTTCCCGCTACTCGTCGTGAGCCTCACAGCGGTCGCGACGGCCTCTCGCACCGACGAACCTGCGATTACGCGAACGCCGGTCGAGGCCGGTTTCATCGGCGAGCAACGGACCGTCGAGATCGGGATCGAACCGGATACCCCCATCTCTGCCACCATCCACGATACCGTCGACACGGACGGTCTCACCGCCGAAGAAACCGGAAACGCCGCGGAGACGACGATAGCCGCGAAGTGTCGATTTCGGTACGACGTTCGGCTCGAATCTCGAGGCGAACACGAGGTTGGGCCGCTCTCGATCGTCGTCACTGACCTGCTGGGGCTGGTGAAACGGCGGTTCGAGGACGAACAGACGACATCGGTACTGGTCTTTCCCCGCATCTACGATCTCACCGGCGGGTCCAAACGCGAGTTGCAGTTGCTCGCAGACGCCGCCGGCCTCAATAGCCGCGAGGAGTTCGACCACCTCCGGGAGTACGTTCGGGGCGACTCGCTGCGGGACGTCCACTGGAAATCGGCGGCGAAACGACCCGACGACGAACTGGTCGTCAAGGAGTTCGTCGCCGACGAGGAACGTGGTTCGGCCTCGATCGCGGCCGAGTGTATCCCCGGACGCGAGGATGCGATGGCCACCGCGGTCGCCAGCGTCGCGACGTACCTCCTCGAGTTCGGCGTCTCAGTCGGGGTGGAACTGCCCGAGGTCCACAGACCGCCCGCGACCGGACGGGAGCACCACCGGGCGATTCTACGATCGCTCGCCGTCGTCGAAGCCGGCGAACTCGACGAGCGAGCGAAAGCCACCGCCGACGTGCTCGTCCACAGCGACGCGAACGGAACCGTCGTTCTCGTCGACGGCCACGAGATTCCGTTCGATCGACTTCGCGGGGGCTCTTCCGGAACGAACTCGAGCGCGGAGAGCGGTCGATGGGCCGCAGAGAGCGCCGAGCCGACGGGGGTGCGTTCATGAGTTCGCAATCGAAGCGCCGAGTCGCGTCGGTCGACCTCGACGGCGCGGTCGGACCGAAGACGTTCCGGATCCTCGCGCTCGGCGGCATCGGCATGCTGACGGCCTCGTACCTTCGAGTCCTCCACCAGGATATCACCTCGGTCGTCGGCGGTTCGGGGACGCTGCTTGCCATCATCGCCGCCTCGATGGTCGCCGCAACCGCGCTCGCGTACACGA contains the following coding sequences:
- a CDS encoding DUF7573 domain-containing protein, whose translation is MTEDATLSAFAADDDAADANADEGASETDASADATGTDPVEPGGTNTDIEPATSTYVWGTYTCDACSETVDRAWLEDGAFVCPACKDW
- a CDS encoding 5,10-methylenetetrahydromethanopterin reductase — translated: MTDAPIRGIELTPEHPPNRIASLAAQAEAEGFDTAFVSSHYFNRDPFVTCSKIAESTDEIRIGPGVVNPYETHPVRLAAQVATVDEVSDGRAVFGVGAGDRSSLSNLGIDRDRPLRRVLETFDVARDLWAGETVTHEGTFTANDASLNLEPPSERIPVYVGAQGPHMLRMSAKHADGVLINASHPADLEWAGEQIEQGLADRPDERGSFESLAFASTSVAGDEETAREAARPPVAFIVGGAADPVLERHDIDPDAAAAVSEALERGDLPDAFDRVTAEMIDVFCIAGTTETVAARFEAALEHVDGIVVGSPLGPDLEDAIERASEALRSACGD
- a CDS encoding cold-shock protein, giving the protein MAKGTVEFFNDTGGYGFIETEDADEDVFFHMEDVGGPDLEEGQEVEFDIEQADKGPRATNVERL
- a CDS encoding DUF58 domain-containing protein yields the protein MRPTRRGVGVVAVLAFSFVMAWQYGTRSLTAIIFPLLVVSLTAVATASRTDEPAITRTPVEAGFIGEQRTVEIGIEPDTPISATIHDTVDTDGLTAEETGNAAETTIAAKCRFRYDVRLESRGEHEVGPLSIVVTDLLGLVKRRFEDEQTTSVLVFPRIYDLTGGSKRELQLLADAAGLNSREEFDHLREYVRGDSLRDVHWKSAAKRPDDELVVKEFVADEERGSASIAAECIPGREDAMATAVASVATYLLEFGVSVGVELPEVHRPPATGREHHRAILRSLAVVEAGELDERAKATADVLVHSDANGTVVLVDGHEIPFDRLRGGSSGTNSSAESGRWAAESAEPTGVRS
- a CDS encoding formate/nitrite transporter family protein, coding for MDDSEPDTFAVMEQMPTREVLDSLIESGLHEIRREKSGLLLSGFSAGLDIGFGPLLMAVVLTLSQGSYGDLTTELLLASVYSVGFLFVILGRSELFTEHTTLAVIPVLDRQASIGQLARLWGLVYIGNIVGGLLFTLLAVVLMPGLGVVSPESFELIAHKLVSHELHWLFVAGIFAGWLMGLLAWLITAAQGTLSRVAIIWIVTATIGLLHLPHSIAGNVEVLFGVFISASITPLDYLAFLSLATIGNACGGAIFVAVLKYGHVVRGAK
- a CDS encoding coenzyme F420-0:L-glutamate ligase, producing MELHAVADLPEIRPGDDIAELVADRATLEAGDVLTVASTIVSKAEDRAVDLEEFPVSGRAAEIADRLEGITGDEKDPRFAQAVLSESTELLIDAPFLLTETRFGHICVNAGIDRSNVPDNDILLLPKRPTKSAERIRAGLEERGIEDVAVVVTDTCGRPFRHGQRGVALGWAGMPASRDWRGEEDRDGHELGVTVQSVIDELAAAANLVTGEGDGGTPAVVVRDWDFGDHGGSDELFRSVEDDLIRQALREWRFEG
- a CDS encoding AAA family ATPase; the encoded protein is MTKTNPTARTERDQQSPSPLPVDTVATLCTEIHENVSRVIVGHDEVISHVITAILGRGHVLLEDVPGVGKTMLARSISTSIDCEFSRVQFTPDLLPADVTGVNVFNQKRREFEFRPGPVFANIVLGDEINRAPPKTQSALLEAMEERQVTVDGTTRRLPNPFTVIATQNAIEPDRTYELPFAEVDRFMKKLHLGYPDPEEESELLGRTVGNHPIESLESVTDLETIVRARETAANATLEKPTREYATRLAGYTREHARIGVSPRGTISLTRAAQAHAVSQGRGYVVPDDIKHVAPVVLSHRIKTRDRDRDGTTVVENALETVPVE